In Kitasatospora sp. NBC_00240, the following are encoded in one genomic region:
- a CDS encoding MarR family transcriptional regulator encodes MTDEAEPDLRLVHQLRALTIELNLLGGEFAQRNGLHPTDLRALICLLDAARAGTPATPGLVGAQLGLNSAGTTALLDRLERLGHIRRVRDTRDRRRVLLEVEDRAVALGQAFFGPLISGIVAIGQDCTEPELATIRRFLGSVQGVVTEQRAATAGRPPGTPPPAGRPDR; translated from the coding sequence GTGACCGACGAGGCCGAGCCCGACCTGCGGCTGGTGCACCAGCTCCGCGCCTTGACCATCGAACTCAATCTGCTCGGAGGCGAGTTCGCGCAGCGCAACGGCCTGCACCCGACCGACCTGCGGGCCCTGATCTGCCTGCTGGACGCTGCCCGGGCGGGCACCCCCGCGACTCCCGGCCTGGTCGGGGCGCAGCTCGGCCTGAACTCGGCCGGCACCACCGCCCTGCTGGACCGGCTGGAGCGGCTCGGCCACATCCGTCGGGTACGGGACACCCGCGACCGGCGGCGGGTGCTGCTGGAGGTGGAGGACCGGGCGGTCGCACTCGGACAGGCCTTCTTCGGCCCGCTGATCAGCGGCATCGTCGCCATCGGCCAGGACTGCACCGAGCCGGAGCTCGCGACGATCCGGCGCTTCCTGGGCTCCGTGCAGGGGGTCGTCACCGAGCAGCGCGCGGCCACGGCGGGACGACCCCCGGGCACCCCGCCACCGGCAGGCCGCCCGGATCGCTGA
- a CDS encoding class I SAM-dependent methyltransferase, producing the protein MDSHDWDARYGATELVWGTEPNRWVVREASDLPAGRALDLAAGEGRNSIWLAGRGWRVTAVDFSEVAVERGRRLAAAGPAEVAGRLEWVHADALHHEPEPGAHQLVLVVYLHLPADQRRVVLAHAARALAPGGTLLVVGHATANLTEGVGGPQDAGVLYSPPDIVADLADHGLRTVRAEEVRRPAVTAEGRRAEAIDTLVRLERERPAV; encoded by the coding sequence ATGGACAGCCACGACTGGGACGCGCGGTACGGCGCCACCGAACTCGTCTGGGGCACCGAGCCCAACCGGTGGGTGGTCCGCGAGGCCTCCGACCTGCCCGCCGGGCGGGCGCTGGACCTCGCGGCGGGGGAGGGACGCAACAGCATCTGGCTCGCCGGGCGGGGGTGGCGGGTGACGGCCGTCGACTTCTCGGAGGTCGCCGTGGAGCGCGGCCGCCGGCTGGCTGCCGCCGGGCCGGCCGAGGTGGCCGGGCGGCTGGAGTGGGTCCACGCCGACGCGCTCCACCACGAACCCGAGCCGGGCGCCCACCAGCTGGTGCTGGTGGTGTACCTGCACCTGCCGGCCGATCAGCGACGGGTGGTGCTGGCGCATGCGGCCCGGGCCCTGGCGCCCGGCGGCACGCTGCTGGTGGTCGGCCACGCCACCGCCAACCTGACCGAGGGGGTCGGCGGGCCGCAGGACGCCGGAGTGCTCTACAGCCCGCCGGACATCGTCGCCGACCTGGCCGATCATGGGCTGCGCACCGTCCGGGCGGAGGAGGTGCGCCGTCCGGCGGTGACGGCCGAGGGGCGCCGGGCGGAGGCGATCGACACCCTGGTACGGCTGGAGCGGGAGCGGCCGGCCGTCTGA